CAATTAAAGAAGGGGCATATTTATGCATGGCACGTTAGTAACCCATTTGAAATTAGAAATATGTTCGAAGTTTGATAACCCAATTGGTGAAGTTGACTTAGTCACTCACAGACATAATATTCGCTGCAAACCCCTGAGGGATAGTGACAGTCACACTCGCAAGTTGGAGGCTGTTCAATGACACATTCTGGGTAATTTTCAGGGTAGTCACATGTATCCTTCTCCGGGTTAAATACTAGCCCAGATGGGCACGTGAAGAAGGTACTGTTCTTGTTCACCTGTAAATATTTTAATCTCTACTGAGTCATTGTGTTTGGATGTTACATCACTCAGATTGCTTTTGATATACCAAATTCAATCATGTGCACGTTTCAGACTGAAAAAAGATATGTGaatcaaatataaataatataatcaaaCAAGAAATAACCTACATCACAGTAGTAATACGCTGCGCAGTCATTCGGGTGAGGGAGATGGCAACATTCGCATATGCATTCGGGGCTTGGCGTAGGAGGGGGGCCAGTagggattaggggagggggaattaCGCAAGTCTGGTGCTCCCCTGAGGTACAGCCTGCCCTATATGGCCAGTCGCATACCTTTTTAAACAAGTAAAGATTTAGACATCACCAATAGAATATAAAATGTAGTTCCAAATGACATGGATACAGAACATATTCATAAAGTATCAAAGCATGTAAAATGGTCAGAAGCAAGTATACTCAAAACTGGAGACCCCATTTGACATGAAGGATGAGATTAAGTGGAATAGTGTGTAATAGAAGGTTCTCCGTTCTTGCTTAAGAAATCACTATGTACCTTGAGTGTTGGGTTAAAGTGCAAACCGGCAGGGCAGTCCTTCACGTAGGGGATGAAGTGATCGCAGTGAACCCACTTGGTGCAGGCCTTTGGGTGTGGGAAAAGACCACTGTAAGAAGGACACGAGGGGTTGCAGTCGTCTGGTCGTGAAGTAATTGGGCCGCATTCCCCTCGGCAGGTCTTGGGGCACATTGAAGCCACTTGGTTTGCCCAAGTACAGTCACTACCTGCCTTGCAGGTGCAGGCTCCGCTGGCAGCCCAATGCTTGCAGTCTGCATTCTCGCCACCGCATCCAATTGGCGGTGGGACAGTCACACTTGGGCATCCAGTGCAACCCGAACAGCTTCCATTGGGTAGAAGGTAGTTCCCTGTCACACATGGGGTGTTCCATTCATGGTTGCAGGTAAGGATCTTCTGGTCCCACCTGGTTCCTGCAGGGCATGGCATTTCCTGGGGACCATAAGGGGCACACTGAATGAACTTCTGACAGTCGGTAGGATGCTGCCAGTATTGCTGGCCAGTGGAGCAATCTACACAGGTGAAGTTGCCTGGTGTGACAggtttgtgtgttggtgggttggttgggggcTTTGCTGGAGGAGTGCATCCTGAGCATCCTGAACAGCTTCCGTTAGTGAGAAGGAAGTTGCCTGTCAAGCACTCAGTGGCCCATACATGGTTGCAGGTGAGCAGGTTTTGGTCCCAAACTGTTCCTTCTCCGCATGGCATCTCCTGAGGACCGTACGATGTGCACTGGATGAACTTGCGGCAGTCGCTGGGATGCTGCCAGTACTGTTGGCCGGTAGAGCAGTCCACGCAAGGGTAGTCAATTACAGGAGGCTTCGTGACGTCCACATTGCCTTGGCATCCACAGCTGCGGGGACAGGCACGGGCGACGAAGTGTTGCCAAGAGCAGTCACCATCCGTCCACTTGCAGTGACAGTCGTTGTTGGCGGCCCAGAACTTGCAGTCAGGCTGTTGAGAAGATTTTTGAATGAGTGTCATATGATAACTTTTATAACTGATGCCTGCTTATTAGCATATTTGTATCAATtattggagaaagaaagaaagaggagcaaCTTACATCGGAATCGAAGACGTTTTCATTGCAAGGGCCAACTGTTGGATCGATAGTCGGGCAGTGGACATTTGAAGCGATGTCGCACATGCGGGTATCGGGGTTGAACAGCAGGCCTTCCGAGCAGTACTTCTTCTCCGCCTCGTTGTCCTTGCCTAGAAAttgaataaaatcataattaatctTTTAAAAGAATGCAATTAATAGTGGTAAATAGGATTATCACAATAAGGTTAAAAGGATGAAAATTAGAACATATTACATGGGCAGTTCATTAATAACAATTGCAAGGTAAAGATTAAATAGTTgtatattttattaccattattattacttacagtCATAGTATGCATTGCACTCCCCGTCGACTGGGTATCGGCAATGGCAGCCACAAATGATTGGTTTAGGGCATTCATAATTGGTTGGAAGGTCGCACTGTTCCTTTGCAGGATTGAACACCAGATCACCTCCGCACTCCTTGACGTAGGCAACGTTATCctgtaatgaaagaaaagaataatagtattTTCTGCAACTGCATTTGATGGATGTGGCCGTCTAATCAAGGCAATTTTAGATACAACAGAAatgtatacattttctttttcaataaCAGCTTTATGATTTTTTGTGATTCTAATCTAATAAAATCACGCTTTCCTTAGTCATAAGTAAAGTTGAGTGCAACACCCGAAGAGGTTTTAGGGGGCGTCG
The nucleotide sequence above comes from Penaeus vannamei isolate JL-2024 chromosome 6, ASM4276789v1, whole genome shotgun sequence. Encoded proteins:
- the LOC113816518 gene encoding balbiani ring protein 3 is translated as MGTGRFLAAVVAGLALASWTEGLSICSTLTCPEPNGFFAHPTDCHRYVKCAHGHAYVETCPANLHFNEASGSCDHAENAKCDITERLETVGCSLRPAKASRSLPAESDLSVQCDCDCCLKPHKDCNKYYECKDNVAYVKECGGDLVFNPAKEQCDLPTNYECPKPIICGCHCRYPVDGECNAYYDCKDNEAEKKYCSEGLLFNPDTRMCDIASNVHCPTIDPTVGPCNENVFDSDPDCKFWAANNDCHCKWTDGDCSWQHFVARACPRSCGCQGNVDVTKPPVIDYPCVDCSTGQQYWQHPSDCRKFIQCTSYGPQEMPCGEGTVWDQNLLTCNHVWATECLTGNFLLTNGSCSGCSGCTPPAKPPTNPPTHKPVTPGNFTCVDCSTGQQYWQHPTDCQKFIQCAPYGPQEMPCPAGTRWDQKILTCNHEWNTPCVTGNYLLPNGSCSGCTGCPSVTVPPPIGCGGENADCKHWAASGACTCKAGSDCTWANQVASMCPKTCRGECGPITSRPDDCNPSCPSYSGLFPHPKACTKWVHCDHFIPYVKDCPAGLHFNPTLKVCDWPYRAGCTSGEHQTCVIPPPLIPTGPPPTPSPECICECCHLPHPNDCAAYYYCDVNKNSTFFTCPSGLVFNPEKDTCDYPENYPECVIEQPPTCECDCHYPSGVCSEYYVCNDGTPEKRECPSGLLWNQETKSCDHAGNVDCSNRRT